One genomic segment of Coffea arabica cultivar ET-39 chromosome 6e, Coffea Arabica ET-39 HiFi, whole genome shotgun sequence includes these proteins:
- the LOC140004462 gene encoding probable transcriptional regulator SLK2 isoform X6, whose product MRRCLCFFVMFCFDFPKYLEILGLKRWSFSGFFLYLDWLYSFYFSGDFSSTASTTGCNTIWDERPYDGGVCSRGLMQYLYHQRQRPADNSIAYWRKFVSEYYSPRAKKRWCLSLYDNVGHHTLWVFPQVAMDAWQCDICGSKSGRGFVILGNAFHEKESPRFSCGWFVEGKLRIPKGEGNTIVGFEQVLMEIAHIHEKINRFT is encoded by the exons ATGCGAAGATGCCTTTGCTTTTTTGTGATGTTTTGCTTTGATTTTCCAAAATATCTTGAAATTCTAGGGCTTAAGAGATGGTCATTTAGTGGTTTTTTTTTGTATCTTGACTGGTtgtattctttttatttttcaggGGATTTTTCTTCAACAGCTTCAACAACAGGGTGCAACACCATCTGGGACGAACGACCCTATGATGGTGGTGTCTGCTCTCGCGGGCTGATGCAATATCTATACCATCAGCGTCAAAGACCTGCA GATAATAGCATTGCTTATTGGAGGAAGTTCGTTTCAGAATATTACTCTCCCCGTGCTAAAAAGAGGTGGTGTTTGTCTCTATATGACAATGTTGGGCACCATACGTTATGGGTATTTCCCCAGGTAGCCATG GATGCATGGCAATGTGATATTTGTGGTTCAAAATCTGGAAGAGGTTTTG TGATACTTGGGAATGCATTTCATGAGAAAGAATCACCTAGATTTAG TTGTGGTTGGTTTGTCGAAGGGAAGTTGCGCATACCTAAGGGCGAGGGCAACACCATTGTTGGCTTTGAACAAGTGCTGATGGAGATTGCTCACATTCATGAGAAGATTAATCGCTTTACTTAG
- the LOC140004462 gene encoding probable transcriptional regulator SLK2 isoform X7, whose translation MRRCLCFFVMFCFDFPKYLEILGLKRWSFSGFFLYLDWLYSFYFSGDFSSTASTTGCNTIWDERPYDGGVCSRGLMQYLYHQRQRPADNSIAYWRKFVSEYYSPRAKKRWCLSLYDNVGHHTLWVFPQDAWQCDICGSKSGRGFVILGNAFHEKESPRFSCGWFVEGKLRIPKGEGNTIVGFEQVLMEIAHIHEKINRFT comes from the exons ATGCGAAGATGCCTTTGCTTTTTTGTGATGTTTTGCTTTGATTTTCCAAAATATCTTGAAATTCTAGGGCTTAAGAGATGGTCATTTAGTGGTTTTTTTTTGTATCTTGACTGGTtgtattctttttatttttcaggGGATTTTTCTTCAACAGCTTCAACAACAGGGTGCAACACCATCTGGGACGAACGACCCTATGATGGTGGTGTCTGCTCTCGCGGGCTGATGCAATATCTATACCATCAGCGTCAAAGACCTGCA GATAATAGCATTGCTTATTGGAGGAAGTTCGTTTCAGAATATTACTCTCCCCGTGCTAAAAAGAGGTGGTGTTTGTCTCTATATGACAATGTTGGGCACCATACGTTATGGGTATTTCCCCAG GATGCATGGCAATGTGATATTTGTGGTTCAAAATCTGGAAGAGGTTTTG TGATACTTGGGAATGCATTTCATGAGAAAGAATCACCTAGATTTAG TTGTGGTTGGTTTGTCGAAGGGAAGTTGCGCATACCTAAGGGCGAGGGCAACACCATTGTTGGCTTTGAACAAGTGCTGATGGAGATTGCTCACATTCATGAGAAGATTAATCGCTTTACTTAG
- the LOC140004462 gene encoding uncharacterized protein isoform X8 encodes MTMLGTIRYGYFPRMHGNVIFVVQNLEEVLVECLTGFEVILGNAFHEKESPRFRYEAIVQFCGWFVEGKLRIPKGEGNTIVGFEQVLMEIAHIHEKINRFT; translated from the exons ATGACAATGTTGGGCACCATACGTTATGGGTATTTCCCCAG GATGCATGGCAATGTGATATTTGTGGTTCAAAATCTGGAAGAGGTTTTG GTTGAATGCTTAACTGGGTTTGAAG TGATACTTGGGAATGCATTTCATGAGAAAGAATCACCTAGATTTAG ATATGAAGCGATTGTACAGTT TTGTGGTTGGTTTGTCGAAGGGAAGTTGCGCATACCTAAGGGCGAGGGCAACACCATTGTTGGCTTTGAACAAGTGCTGATGGAGATTGCTCACATTCATGAGAAGATTAATCGCTTTACTTAG
- the LOC140004462 gene encoding uncharacterized protein isoform X4, whose protein sequence is MRRCLCFFVMFCFDFPKYLEILGLKRWSFSGFFLYLDWLYSFYFSGDFSSTASTTGCNTIWDERPYDGGVCSRGLMQYLYHQRQRPAVSINVVFLQKYFVILCTTWLPYPSRFMDNVTRMIIALLIGGSSFQNITLPVLKRGGVCLYMTMLGTIRYGYFPRMHGNVIFVVQNLEEVLVECLTGFEVILGNAFHEKESPRFRYEAIVQL, encoded by the exons ATGCGAAGATGCCTTTGCTTTTTTGTGATGTTTTGCTTTGATTTTCCAAAATATCTTGAAATTCTAGGGCTTAAGAGATGGTCATTTAGTGGTTTTTTTTTGTATCTTGACTGGTtgtattctttttatttttcaggGGATTTTTCTTCAACAGCTTCAACAACAGGGTGCAACACCATCTGGGACGAACGACCCTATGATGGTGGTGTCTGCTCTCGCGGGCTGATGCAATATCTATACCATCAGCGTCAAAGACCTGCAGTGAGTATAAATGTGGTTTTCTTGCAAAAATACTTCGTGATCCTCTGTACTACCTGGCTTCCCTATCCTTCAAGATTCATGGATAATGTAACTAGAAT GATAATAGCATTGCTTATTGGAGGAAGTTCGTTTCAGAATATTACTCTCCCCGTGCTAAAAAGAGGTGGTGTTTGTCTCTATATGACAATGTTGGGCACCATACGTTATGGGTATTTCCCCAG GATGCATGGCAATGTGATATTTGTGGTTCAAAATCTGGAAGAGGTTTTG GTTGAATGCTTAACTGGGTTTGAAG TGATACTTGGGAATGCATTTCATGAGAAAGAATCACCTAGATTTAG ATATGAAGCGATTGTACAGTTGTAA
- the LOC140004462 gene encoding probable transcriptional regulator SLK2 isoform X5, producing MRRCLCFFVMFCFDFPKYLEILGLKRWSFSGFFLYLDWLYSFYFSGDFSSTASTTGCNTIWDERPYDGGVCSRGLMQYLYHQRQRPADNSIAYWRKFVSEYYSPRAKKRWCLSLYDNVGHHTLWVFPQDAWQCDICGSKSGRGFVILGNAFHEKESPRFRYEAIVQFCGWFVEGKLRIPKGEGNTIVGFEQVLMEIAHIHEKINRFT from the exons ATGCGAAGATGCCTTTGCTTTTTTGTGATGTTTTGCTTTGATTTTCCAAAATATCTTGAAATTCTAGGGCTTAAGAGATGGTCATTTAGTGGTTTTTTTTTGTATCTTGACTGGTtgtattctttttatttttcaggGGATTTTTCTTCAACAGCTTCAACAACAGGGTGCAACACCATCTGGGACGAACGACCCTATGATGGTGGTGTCTGCTCTCGCGGGCTGATGCAATATCTATACCATCAGCGTCAAAGACCTGCA GATAATAGCATTGCTTATTGGAGGAAGTTCGTTTCAGAATATTACTCTCCCCGTGCTAAAAAGAGGTGGTGTTTGTCTCTATATGACAATGTTGGGCACCATACGTTATGGGTATTTCCCCAG GATGCATGGCAATGTGATATTTGTGGTTCAAAATCTGGAAGAGGTTTTG TGATACTTGGGAATGCATTTCATGAGAAAGAATCACCTAGATTTAG ATATGAAGCGATTGTACAGTT TTGTGGTTGGTTTGTCGAAGGGAAGTTGCGCATACCTAAGGGCGAGGGCAACACCATTGTTGGCTTTGAACAAGTGCTGATGGAGATTGCTCACATTCATGAGAAGATTAATCGCTTTACTTAG
- the LOC140004462 gene encoding probable transcriptional regulator SLK2 isoform X3: MRRCLCFFVMFCFDFPKYLEILGLKRWSFSGFFLYLDWLYSFYFSGDFSSTASTTGCNTIWDERPYDGGVCSRGLMQYLYHQRQRPADNSIAYWRKFVSEYYSPRAKKRWCLSLYDNVGHHTLWVFPQVAMDAWQCDICGSKSGRGFVILGNAFHEKESPRFRYEAIVQFCGWFVEGKLRIPKGEGNTIVGFEQVLMEIAHIHEKINRFT, translated from the exons ATGCGAAGATGCCTTTGCTTTTTTGTGATGTTTTGCTTTGATTTTCCAAAATATCTTGAAATTCTAGGGCTTAAGAGATGGTCATTTAGTGGTTTTTTTTTGTATCTTGACTGGTtgtattctttttatttttcaggGGATTTTTCTTCAACAGCTTCAACAACAGGGTGCAACACCATCTGGGACGAACGACCCTATGATGGTGGTGTCTGCTCTCGCGGGCTGATGCAATATCTATACCATCAGCGTCAAAGACCTGCA GATAATAGCATTGCTTATTGGAGGAAGTTCGTTTCAGAATATTACTCTCCCCGTGCTAAAAAGAGGTGGTGTTTGTCTCTATATGACAATGTTGGGCACCATACGTTATGGGTATTTCCCCAGGTAGCCATG GATGCATGGCAATGTGATATTTGTGGTTCAAAATCTGGAAGAGGTTTTG TGATACTTGGGAATGCATTTCATGAGAAAGAATCACCTAGATTTAG ATATGAAGCGATTGTACAGTT TTGTGGTTGGTTTGTCGAAGGGAAGTTGCGCATACCTAAGGGCGAGGGCAACACCATTGTTGGCTTTGAACAAGTGCTGATGGAGATTGCTCACATTCATGAGAAGATTAATCGCTTTACTTAG
- the LOC140004462 gene encoding uncharacterized protein isoform X1 — protein sequence MRRCLCFFVMFCFDFPKYLEILGLKRWSFSGFFLYLDWLYSFYFSGDFSSTASTTGCNTIWDERPYDGGVCSRGLMQYLYHQRQRPAVSINVVFLQKYFVILCTTWLPYPSRFMDNVTRMIIALLIGGSSFQNITLPVLKRGGVCLYMTMLGTIRYGYFPRMHGNVIFVVQNLEEVLVECLTGFEVILGNAFHEKESPRFRYEAIVQFCGWFVEGKLRIPKGEGNTIVGFEQVLMEIAHIHEKINRFT from the exons ATGCGAAGATGCCTTTGCTTTTTTGTGATGTTTTGCTTTGATTTTCCAAAATATCTTGAAATTCTAGGGCTTAAGAGATGGTCATTTAGTGGTTTTTTTTTGTATCTTGACTGGTtgtattctttttatttttcaggGGATTTTTCTTCAACAGCTTCAACAACAGGGTGCAACACCATCTGGGACGAACGACCCTATGATGGTGGTGTCTGCTCTCGCGGGCTGATGCAATATCTATACCATCAGCGTCAAAGACCTGCAGTGAGTATAAATGTGGTTTTCTTGCAAAAATACTTCGTGATCCTCTGTACTACCTGGCTTCCCTATCCTTCAAGATTCATGGATAATGTAACTAGAAT GATAATAGCATTGCTTATTGGAGGAAGTTCGTTTCAGAATATTACTCTCCCCGTGCTAAAAAGAGGTGGTGTTTGTCTCTATATGACAATGTTGGGCACCATACGTTATGGGTATTTCCCCAG GATGCATGGCAATGTGATATTTGTGGTTCAAAATCTGGAAGAGGTTTTG GTTGAATGCTTAACTGGGTTTGAAG TGATACTTGGGAATGCATTTCATGAGAAAGAATCACCTAGATTTAG ATATGAAGCGATTGTACAGTT TTGTGGTTGGTTTGTCGAAGGGAAGTTGCGCATACCTAAGGGCGAGGGCAACACCATTGTTGGCTTTGAACAAGTGCTGATGGAGATTGCTCACATTCATGAGAAGATTAATCGCTTTACTTAG
- the LOC140004462 gene encoding uncharacterized protein isoform X2 has product MRRCLCFFVMFCFDFPKYLEILGLKRWSFSGFFLYLDWLYSFYFSGDFSSTASTTGCNTIWDERPYDGGVCSRGLMQYLYHQRQRPAVSINVVFLQKYFVILCTTWLPYPSRFMDNVTRMIIALLIGGSSFQNITLPVLKRGGVCLYMTMLGTIRYGYFPRMHGNVIFVVQNLEEVLVECLTGFEVILGNAFHEKESPRFSCGWFVEGKLRIPKGEGNTIVGFEQVLMEIAHIHEKINRFT; this is encoded by the exons ATGCGAAGATGCCTTTGCTTTTTTGTGATGTTTTGCTTTGATTTTCCAAAATATCTTGAAATTCTAGGGCTTAAGAGATGGTCATTTAGTGGTTTTTTTTTGTATCTTGACTGGTtgtattctttttatttttcaggGGATTTTTCTTCAACAGCTTCAACAACAGGGTGCAACACCATCTGGGACGAACGACCCTATGATGGTGGTGTCTGCTCTCGCGGGCTGATGCAATATCTATACCATCAGCGTCAAAGACCTGCAGTGAGTATAAATGTGGTTTTCTTGCAAAAATACTTCGTGATCCTCTGTACTACCTGGCTTCCCTATCCTTCAAGATTCATGGATAATGTAACTAGAAT GATAATAGCATTGCTTATTGGAGGAAGTTCGTTTCAGAATATTACTCTCCCCGTGCTAAAAAGAGGTGGTGTTTGTCTCTATATGACAATGTTGGGCACCATACGTTATGGGTATTTCCCCAG GATGCATGGCAATGTGATATTTGTGGTTCAAAATCTGGAAGAGGTTTTG GTTGAATGCTTAACTGGGTTTGAAG TGATACTTGGGAATGCATTTCATGAGAAAGAATCACCTAGATTTAG TTGTGGTTGGTTTGTCGAAGGGAAGTTGCGCATACCTAAGGGCGAGGGCAACACCATTGTTGGCTTTGAACAAGTGCTGATGGAGATTGCTCACATTCATGAGAAGATTAATCGCTTTACTTAG